One genomic region from Mytilus trossulus isolate FHL-02 chromosome 9, PNRI_Mtr1.1.1.hap1, whole genome shotgun sequence encodes:
- the LOC134685319 gene encoding uncharacterized protein LOC134685319 isoform X4, with amino-acid sequence MEKESLSSTTHYTRKKSFPFQHEHGLHAGMYSAHGSRRPSVAYRAVKAVENVARRMSTPDFSIERIEQNLEEELARESKEPEKLRDILRRSGEKLLHSKKVLFLIVLLNIIDCGLVLGELILDIHFIKDMVNDSKVLIKKFMFILQTEFSTIFGLIDTLDVPAYFNTVINTISHPTKFNLTLSNISSDHFQQFTHQDMPTFLDPTVTSVEEDIAHAFHKASIAILGFLVLMTLLKVFCYGKEIFKKKLQLFDGVIVIISFVLDLAFIKGMMEYPLEDAVEILAFLIPWRVIRVANSLVVTVTDQAHLQLKIIYSQKKSTESRLQFSQQQNQYHSDVLNRVKKLCEEEGIPTWKLSTAINEIPFPRKKRSKKFGLSIKKTLDKSINCIRLNDPRVSLPYGDPNIILSHDKMESDSDEEDSKSKMFNVPSIHIIEPSDTIYESDEEDEENVGSVSSFSDDENDDSRQV; translated from the exons ATGGAGAAAGAGAGTCTGTCGTCAACAACACATTACACTCGGAAAAAATCGTTCCCTTTTCAACACGAACATGGATTACATGCAGGGATGTATAGTGCTCATGGGTCTAGGAGACCGTCAGTGGCTTACAGGGCCGTTAAA GCCGTGGAAAATGTCGCTAGACGAATGTCCACACCTGATTTCTCTATTGAACGAATTGAACAAAACTTAGAGGAAGAACTTGCTAGAGAATCAAAAGAACCAGAAAAACTTAGAGACAT TTTACGAAGGTCTGGTGAGAAACTTCTACACAGTAAAAAAGTTCTGTTTTTAATCGTGCTTTTAAACATCATCGATTGTGGATTGGTTCTTGGTGAATTAATTTTAGATATACACTTTATAAAAG ATATGGTAAACGACTCCAAAGTTTTAATCAAAAAGTTCATGTTTATCTTACAAACCGAGTTTTCTACAATATTTGGATTAATAGATACATTAGATGTCCCAGCGTATTTCAACACAGTCATAAATACAATTTCACATCCTACTAAATTTAATCTGACGTTATCAAACATATCTAGTGatcattttcaacaatttacacATCAAGATATGCCAACGTTTTTGGACCCAACAGTTACATCAGTAGAAGAAGATATAGCTCATGCATTTCACAAAGCTAGTATAGCAATATTAGGATTCCTTGTTTTAATG actcttttaaaagtattttgttatggaaaagaaatattcaagaaaaaacTCCag CTGTTTGATGGTGTAATTGTGATCATATCCTTCGTCCTAGATCTTGCTTTTATTAAAGGTATGATGGAATATCCACTAGAAGATGCAGTAGAAATCCTTGCATTCCTTATACCATGGAGAGTAATTAGAGTTGCCAACA GTTTGGTTGTGACTGTTACTGATCAAGCCCATTTACAACTCAAAATTATATACTCACAAAAGAAATCCACCGAATCACGTTTACAATTTAGTCAGCAGCAAAATCAATATCATAGT gaCGTTTTGAATAGAGTAAAAAAGTTGTGTGAAGAAGAAGGAATACCAACATGGAAATTATCGACAGCTATAAACGAAATAC CCTTTCCTAGAAAGAAAAGATCAAAGAAATTCGGATTGTCCATTAAGAAGACATtagataaatcaattaattGTATAAGATTAAATGATCCGCGGGTTTCACTTCCGTATGGAGATCCTAACATAATATTGTCACATGACAAGATGGAGTCAGACTCTGATGAAGAAGATAGTAAGTCGAAAATGTTTAACGTGCCTTCCATACATATAATTGAACCATCCGATACTATTTATGAATCTGACGAGGAAGATGAAGAAAATGTCGGAAGCGTAAGTTCGTTTAGTGATGATGAAAACGATGACAGCAGACaagtttaa
- the LOC134685319 gene encoding uncharacterized protein LOC134685319 isoform X1, with the protein MEKFKLSLLKSTLMNNTLHSSQTSPSLAQNGLETIMEKESLSSTTHYTRKKSFPFQHEHGLHAGMYSAHGSRRPSVAYRAVKAVENVARRMSTPDFSIERIEQNLEEELARESKEPEKLRDILRRSGEKLLHSKKVLFLIVLLNIIDCGLVLGELILDIHFIKDMVNDSKVLIKKFMFILQTEFSTIFGLIDTLDVPAYFNTVINTISHPTKFNLTLSNISSDHFQQFTHQDMPTFLDPTVTSVEEDIAHAFHKASIAILGFLVLMTLLKVFCYGKEIFKKKLQLFDGVIVIISFVLDLAFIKGMMEYPLEDAVEILAFLIPWRVIRVANSLVVTVTDQAHLQLKIIYSQKKSTESRLQFSQQQNQYHSDVLNRVKKLCEEEGIPTWKLSTAINEIPFPRKKRSKKFGLSIKKTLDKSINCIRLNDPRVSLPYGDPNIILSHDKMESDSDEEDSKSKMFNVPSIHIIEPSDTIYESDEEDEENVGSVSSFSDDENDDSRQV; encoded by the exons atgGAGAAGtttaaacttagtcttctgaaATCAACACTGATGAACAACACTCTTCATTCATCCCAAACGTCTCCATCATTAGCACAGAACGGTTTG gaAACGATAATGGAGAAAGAGAGTCTGTCGTCAACAACACATTACACTCGGAAAAAATCGTTCCCTTTTCAACACGAACATGGATTACATGCAGGGATGTATAGTGCTCATGGGTCTAGGAGACCGTCAGTGGCTTACAGGGCCGTTAAA GCCGTGGAAAATGTCGCTAGACGAATGTCCACACCTGATTTCTCTATTGAACGAATTGAACAAAACTTAGAGGAAGAACTTGCTAGAGAATCAAAAGAACCAGAAAAACTTAGAGACAT TTTACGAAGGTCTGGTGAGAAACTTCTACACAGTAAAAAAGTTCTGTTTTTAATCGTGCTTTTAAACATCATCGATTGTGGATTGGTTCTTGGTGAATTAATTTTAGATATACACTTTATAAAAG ATATGGTAAACGACTCCAAAGTTTTAATCAAAAAGTTCATGTTTATCTTACAAACCGAGTTTTCTACAATATTTGGATTAATAGATACATTAGATGTCCCAGCGTATTTCAACACAGTCATAAATACAATTTCACATCCTACTAAATTTAATCTGACGTTATCAAACATATCTAGTGatcattttcaacaatttacacATCAAGATATGCCAACGTTTTTGGACCCAACAGTTACATCAGTAGAAGAAGATATAGCTCATGCATTTCACAAAGCTAGTATAGCAATATTAGGATTCCTTGTTTTAATG actcttttaaaagtattttgttatggaaaagaaatattcaagaaaaaacTCCag CTGTTTGATGGTGTAATTGTGATCATATCCTTCGTCCTAGATCTTGCTTTTATTAAAGGTATGATGGAATATCCACTAGAAGATGCAGTAGAAATCCTTGCATTCCTTATACCATGGAGAGTAATTAGAGTTGCCAACA GTTTGGTTGTGACTGTTACTGATCAAGCCCATTTACAACTCAAAATTATATACTCACAAAAGAAATCCACCGAATCACGTTTACAATTTAGTCAGCAGCAAAATCAATATCATAGT gaCGTTTTGAATAGAGTAAAAAAGTTGTGTGAAGAAGAAGGAATACCAACATGGAAATTATCGACAGCTATAAACGAAATAC CCTTTCCTAGAAAGAAAAGATCAAAGAAATTCGGATTGTCCATTAAGAAGACATtagataaatcaattaattGTATAAGATTAAATGATCCGCGGGTTTCACTTCCGTATGGAGATCCTAACATAATATTGTCACATGACAAGATGGAGTCAGACTCTGATGAAGAAGATAGTAAGTCGAAAATGTTTAACGTGCCTTCCATACATATAATTGAACCATCCGATACTATTTATGAATCTGACGAGGAAGATGAAGAAAATGTCGGAAGCGTAAGTTCGTTTAGTGATGATGAAAACGATGACAGCAGACaagtttaa
- the LOC134685319 gene encoding uncharacterized protein LOC134685319 isoform X3 — protein sequence MASVNRVTFKETIMEKESLSSTTHYTRKKSFPFQHEHGLHAGMYSAHGSRRPSVAYRAVKAVENVARRMSTPDFSIERIEQNLEEELARESKEPEKLRDILRRSGEKLLHSKKVLFLIVLLNIIDCGLVLGELILDIHFIKDMVNDSKVLIKKFMFILQTEFSTIFGLIDTLDVPAYFNTVINTISHPTKFNLTLSNISSDHFQQFTHQDMPTFLDPTVTSVEEDIAHAFHKASIAILGFLVLMTLLKVFCYGKEIFKKKLQLFDGVIVIISFVLDLAFIKGMMEYPLEDAVEILAFLIPWRVIRVANSLVVTVTDQAHLQLKIIYSQKKSTESRLQFSQQQNQYHSDVLNRVKKLCEEEGIPTWKLSTAINEIPFPRKKRSKKFGLSIKKTLDKSINCIRLNDPRVSLPYGDPNIILSHDKMESDSDEEDSKSKMFNVPSIHIIEPSDTIYESDEEDEENVGSVSSFSDDENDDSRQV from the exons gaAACGATAATGGAGAAAGAGAGTCTGTCGTCAACAACACATTACACTCGGAAAAAATCGTTCCCTTTTCAACACGAACATGGATTACATGCAGGGATGTATAGTGCTCATGGGTCTAGGAGACCGTCAGTGGCTTACAGGGCCGTTAAA GCCGTGGAAAATGTCGCTAGACGAATGTCCACACCTGATTTCTCTATTGAACGAATTGAACAAAACTTAGAGGAAGAACTTGCTAGAGAATCAAAAGAACCAGAAAAACTTAGAGACAT TTTACGAAGGTCTGGTGAGAAACTTCTACACAGTAAAAAAGTTCTGTTTTTAATCGTGCTTTTAAACATCATCGATTGTGGATTGGTTCTTGGTGAATTAATTTTAGATATACACTTTATAAAAG ATATGGTAAACGACTCCAAAGTTTTAATCAAAAAGTTCATGTTTATCTTACAAACCGAGTTTTCTACAATATTTGGATTAATAGATACATTAGATGTCCCAGCGTATTTCAACACAGTCATAAATACAATTTCACATCCTACTAAATTTAATCTGACGTTATCAAACATATCTAGTGatcattttcaacaatttacacATCAAGATATGCCAACGTTTTTGGACCCAACAGTTACATCAGTAGAAGAAGATATAGCTCATGCATTTCACAAAGCTAGTATAGCAATATTAGGATTCCTTGTTTTAATG actcttttaaaagtattttgttatggaaaagaaatattcaagaaaaaacTCCag CTGTTTGATGGTGTAATTGTGATCATATCCTTCGTCCTAGATCTTGCTTTTATTAAAGGTATGATGGAATATCCACTAGAAGATGCAGTAGAAATCCTTGCATTCCTTATACCATGGAGAGTAATTAGAGTTGCCAACA GTTTGGTTGTGACTGTTACTGATCAAGCCCATTTACAACTCAAAATTATATACTCACAAAAGAAATCCACCGAATCACGTTTACAATTTAGTCAGCAGCAAAATCAATATCATAGT gaCGTTTTGAATAGAGTAAAAAAGTTGTGTGAAGAAGAAGGAATACCAACATGGAAATTATCGACAGCTATAAACGAAATAC CCTTTCCTAGAAAGAAAAGATCAAAGAAATTCGGATTGTCCATTAAGAAGACATtagataaatcaattaattGTATAAGATTAAATGATCCGCGGGTTTCACTTCCGTATGGAGATCCTAACATAATATTGTCACATGACAAGATGGAGTCAGACTCTGATGAAGAAGATAGTAAGTCGAAAATGTTTAACGTGCCTTCCATACATATAATTGAACCATCCGATACTATTTATGAATCTGACGAGGAAGATGAAGAAAATGTCGGAAGCGTAAGTTCGTTTAGTGATGATGAAAACGATGACAGCAGACaagtttaa
- the LOC134685319 gene encoding uncharacterized protein LOC134685319 isoform X2, whose amino-acid sequence MCESNVKISASMFEFNLLKFEDTIKKLNAKKETIMEKESLSSTTHYTRKKSFPFQHEHGLHAGMYSAHGSRRPSVAYRAVKAVENVARRMSTPDFSIERIEQNLEEELARESKEPEKLRDILRRSGEKLLHSKKVLFLIVLLNIIDCGLVLGELILDIHFIKDMVNDSKVLIKKFMFILQTEFSTIFGLIDTLDVPAYFNTVINTISHPTKFNLTLSNISSDHFQQFTHQDMPTFLDPTVTSVEEDIAHAFHKASIAILGFLVLMTLLKVFCYGKEIFKKKLQLFDGVIVIISFVLDLAFIKGMMEYPLEDAVEILAFLIPWRVIRVANSLVVTVTDQAHLQLKIIYSQKKSTESRLQFSQQQNQYHSDVLNRVKKLCEEEGIPTWKLSTAINEIPFPRKKRSKKFGLSIKKTLDKSINCIRLNDPRVSLPYGDPNIILSHDKMESDSDEEDSKSKMFNVPSIHIIEPSDTIYESDEEDEENVGSVSSFSDDENDDSRQV is encoded by the exons ATGTGCGAAAGCAATGTGAAAATATCTGCAAGCATGTTTGAGTTTAATCTGTTGAAGTTTGAGGATACCATAAAGAAATTAAATGCGAAAAAG gaAACGATAATGGAGAAAGAGAGTCTGTCGTCAACAACACATTACACTCGGAAAAAATCGTTCCCTTTTCAACACGAACATGGATTACATGCAGGGATGTATAGTGCTCATGGGTCTAGGAGACCGTCAGTGGCTTACAGGGCCGTTAAA GCCGTGGAAAATGTCGCTAGACGAATGTCCACACCTGATTTCTCTATTGAACGAATTGAACAAAACTTAGAGGAAGAACTTGCTAGAGAATCAAAAGAACCAGAAAAACTTAGAGACAT TTTACGAAGGTCTGGTGAGAAACTTCTACACAGTAAAAAAGTTCTGTTTTTAATCGTGCTTTTAAACATCATCGATTGTGGATTGGTTCTTGGTGAATTAATTTTAGATATACACTTTATAAAAG ATATGGTAAACGACTCCAAAGTTTTAATCAAAAAGTTCATGTTTATCTTACAAACCGAGTTTTCTACAATATTTGGATTAATAGATACATTAGATGTCCCAGCGTATTTCAACACAGTCATAAATACAATTTCACATCCTACTAAATTTAATCTGACGTTATCAAACATATCTAGTGatcattttcaacaatttacacATCAAGATATGCCAACGTTTTTGGACCCAACAGTTACATCAGTAGAAGAAGATATAGCTCATGCATTTCACAAAGCTAGTATAGCAATATTAGGATTCCTTGTTTTAATG actcttttaaaagtattttgttatggaaaagaaatattcaagaaaaaacTCCag CTGTTTGATGGTGTAATTGTGATCATATCCTTCGTCCTAGATCTTGCTTTTATTAAAGGTATGATGGAATATCCACTAGAAGATGCAGTAGAAATCCTTGCATTCCTTATACCATGGAGAGTAATTAGAGTTGCCAACA GTTTGGTTGTGACTGTTACTGATCAAGCCCATTTACAACTCAAAATTATATACTCACAAAAGAAATCCACCGAATCACGTTTACAATTTAGTCAGCAGCAAAATCAATATCATAGT gaCGTTTTGAATAGAGTAAAAAAGTTGTGTGAAGAAGAAGGAATACCAACATGGAAATTATCGACAGCTATAAACGAAATAC CCTTTCCTAGAAAGAAAAGATCAAAGAAATTCGGATTGTCCATTAAGAAGACATtagataaatcaattaattGTATAAGATTAAATGATCCGCGGGTTTCACTTCCGTATGGAGATCCTAACATAATATTGTCACATGACAAGATGGAGTCAGACTCTGATGAAGAAGATAGTAAGTCGAAAATGTTTAACGTGCCTTCCATACATATAATTGAACCATCCGATACTATTTATGAATCTGACGAGGAAGATGAAGAAAATGTCGGAAGCGTAAGTTCGTTTAGTGATGATGAAAACGATGACAGCAGACaagtttaa